Genomic window (Primulina eburnea isolate SZY01 chromosome 8, ASM2296580v1, whole genome shotgun sequence):
CTTTACGAAATCTTACCCTGAGATTCTTTGACAACGCGTTTCAAAGATCCGATGATTCCTTGGAGAAATTCGAGGGTCTAATGGCGAAACATGTTCTAGATTTCCTTAGGTCAAGTTTCATCCCCAACGGGTACCAAGAACCTACTCATAACACTTATACGAACACACATGTTATCCACTGTATTTCCAAGCTCCGCCGTGCCGGAATCCAGCTAAAACCCGGAAAGGAAGAAAGCTTTTTAGCCATCAAATTTAGTCGCGGAGTCATCGAAATGCCAACAATCTCGATAGACGACTTTATGAGCGCATTTCTGCAAAACTGTGTGGCATATGAACAATGCCACAGGGCATGCTCCAAGCACATGACCACCTACGCTACGTTGCTCGATTGTTTGATCAATACGGCAACGGATGTAGAATATTTATCCGATCGGAACATCATCGAAAATTATTTCGGGACGGATGTAGAATTGGCTAGATTCATCAACAATCTTGGGAAAGATGTGGCGTTCGATATCGATATGTGTTACTTGTCCGGATTGTTTAATGAAGTGAATAACTACTATAAGAACCATTGGCATGTGCATTGGGCGAGCTTCAAGTATACTTATTTCAAGACTCCTTGGTCTTTCATCTCGGCTTTGGCTGCTCTTGTTTTGCTCATTCTTACTGTGGTTCAGACAACTTTTACTATTATGTCATATTCTCATCCATGATCCTCCGACGATGTTTTGAGTTCGTACTgatcttgattttctttttctttttttttttgctgtggattttttgtatttattcttggttttttttcaaagaaaaaGGAATATACCAgcaatttttttaatgtatAAGTTGGATATGGAAATTGTGGAAAAATTCTTAGTTCGATAAGGTCTAATATTTGTTGAGAGCCGTGTACCACAACTAGTAACTTAGGATTTATCGCGTTACTAAGTACGTACCCTCCCAATATCCACCGTTTTGATTCATGAAAATTGAATGTATTATTTGGTTTTGGTACAAACCATTCTTGGTTGGTCGGAAATTTTGATCGATACATCACGGAGACAAGCGTTCAGCAATATAcgttaattgttttaatttagCTTTTGCCCACTAAA
Coding sequences:
- the LOC140837983 gene encoding UPF0481 protein At3g47200 → MGTNLKQNTEHPIEVWELNQSRLALMHQKLAETPRILSRSAGRNSCCIFKVPQSLIDVNGRSYHPHVVSIGPYHHADSRLKMIEEHKWRFLGTLLNRTKSKDLILDDYLKAVYPLEIRARECYSAEINFNSDEFVEMLVLDGCFMIELFRKFGGVIAFESDDPLLSLSWVYSFFLRDLIRLENQIPFFVLECLFDLTRLPTEESGPSLRNLTLRFFDNAFQRSDDSLEKFEGLMAKHVLDFLRSSFIPNGYQEPTHNTYTNTHVIHCISKLRRAGIQLKPGKEESFLAIKFSRGVIEMPTISIDDFMSAFLQNCVAYEQCHRACSKHMTTYATLLDCLINTATDVEYLSDRNIIENYFGTDVELARFINNLGKDVAFDIDMCYLSGLFNEVNNYYKNHWHVHWASFKYTYFKTPWSFISALAALVLLILTVVQTTFTIMSYSHP